Within the bacterium genome, the region CGTTTGAGAGGAATTTTGAGTTCGTAAAATACGCCGTCTTTAGTGTTTTTTAATTTCACGGCGATGTTTTTGAGGTCTTTGAGTTCGAGCCGCACGCGATCATACGGACCGGGTCCGATGATCTCGAGTTCATTCAGAAAATCTTTTGAAATGTTTTCGAAAGGATCTTCTTTCGGGCGTTTGCCTTCGCCCATCGGTATCATCATCGGCGTCAGACCGTATGCGGCAAGGCCAAGCGGGAATTTGATTCCGAAAGATTTTTTCTTCGACACGGTCGGATCGAACCAGATGGTCATTCCCATCATCATGAGGTGCATTCCCTGCCGCCGGTCCGTCGGCGTGATTGATACGTAGAGAAATTCATCGTCGTTGTGGAACCCCAGAGCTACTTTGCTGTCTTTGACGATCATCCGGTCGTTTTGCCAGTCGGCATCGCTGCCGTCGATCGTGATTTCCGACGTAGGGCGCGTACTGACTAATTCGATACTGCCACCGCAACCAGCCAATATCAGTACGATCAACCATCCCAAATTCCGCATACACGTCTCCTTCTGTAGATTGTGCACGTTAGACGTGAAGCAGCGGAGAGAGTTTAATAAGCGCCAGCCAACCGGTTACACTTCGACTTCGGCCTTTCGATGTTCAAGACTATAATCGAGCGACCAGCGGCCGGAACCGTAGACGAAAATGAGGATCAGTAAAAATAAAACGAGGGCGGAGAATTCTAAATTTTGACCGGTCGTGAAAACCCCTTCTTTGAAATGAATAAAAAAAACCGCGCCGAATAAAACCGGGATCTGAATGGCCGCTGCCAACCGTGTGCCCATGCCGATCACGAGCATCAGTCCACCCGTAATGTGTGCGAGCGCAACGTAATGCACGACGATCGTCGTCATCGCCTGAAATTCTCCCGACTCCATCAGCAGGCGCGCGAGATATTCCGTTTGCGAAATGAAAAAAATACCTTTGGCCAGCAGGCCCAAACCCAGATAAATCCGCAGAAGTTCGAAACACAGATCGCGATGGGCTTCCATTTTTTGGAACAGCGCATACCACTTTTCCATGTTCTCCTCCTTTGTGAAGGGTTATCATTAGTTTTCAAAGAACGGTTATTGGTAATGTAAACGACGAACCGTCTTTTTCCAAATTGTATTTAACGCAATTTGCAACGCACTTGTGAAATGCGTTGCAAATTTATT harbors:
- a CDS encoding DoxX family protein; amino-acid sequence: MEKWYALFQKMEAHRDLCFELLRIYLGLGLLAKGIFFISQTEYLARLLMESGEFQAMTTIVVHYVALAHITGGLMLVIGMGTRLAAAIQIPVLFGAVFFIHFKEGVFTTGQNLEFSALVLFLLILIFVYGSGRWSLDYSLEHRKAEVEV